One part of the Polyangiaceae bacterium genome encodes these proteins:
- a CDS encoding lamin tail domain-containing protein, protein MRRFIALALLSPSLLIACGGEDAESNSCAGSDCAGSGGLASGGSAGNGGNAGAATGGNAGAATGGSAGAATGGNAGSATGGSGGAAGGAGGTSGGSAGSGGTTAGAGGTAGSGGTAGAGGTTGGAGGTTGGAAGTSAGGTGGTTAGGTGGTGGTTGGTGGTSTGGAGGTAGNSGCTSCGPVSALRISEVLYDAPNGDTDREWIELYNSGSQPVDLAEATLGYGGTTLRSTTLDLPSLIIGPGACVVIGGPDASTDIGSPVYDVTLNLGGLQNATSNTADGVALFVGPASGLSASSLPFDVVIYGASNSNNLPGSDGSVPAQGYVAASAAGESLYSSLSTPAATAWGIASVPSPGRCFGLVASDLSNGDSQIFSGRRRGPETGGQALGLRTFNATASNTTVLFGTQTASCSDDAQGLSCVVPAGSGTVDLTLRQATGDVVYPGFYSYESIDYCIIQFPKDHTGAVGSTNTFYGRVYESGVTEAAGDSGALEVEWGYGPLGVDPGLAPSTFTWLSAAFNVQAGNDDEYAVDVTLPGPADVYAHVFRVRPNGGSDWTYCDRDGTVNNDPNGTNFFDINQVGLLETQ, encoded by the coding sequence ATGCGCCGCTTTATCGCTCTCGCCTTGTTGTCCCCGAGCCTGCTGATCGCCTGTGGCGGAGAAGACGCCGAGTCCAACTCCTGCGCCGGCAGCGACTGCGCTGGCTCAGGCGGGTTAGCGAGTGGTGGTTCCGCGGGGAATGGCGGTAACGCGGGCGCGGCGACGGGCGGTAACGCGGGCGCGGCGACCGGCGGTAGCGCGGGCGCGGCGACCGGCGGTAACGCGGGCTCAGCGACCGGCGGTAGCGGGGGAGCAGCAGGCGGCGCGGGTGGCACCAGCGGAGGGTCCGCGGGCAGCGGGGGAACCACCGCAGGCGCGGGCGGCACCGCGGGCAGCGGGGGAACCGCAGGCGCGGGCGGCACCACCGGCGGGGCCGGGGGAACCACCGGCGGCGCGGCGGGGACCAGCGCAGGCGGCACGGGGGGAACCACCGCAGGCGGTACGGGCGGGACTGGCGGGACCACGGGCGGTACCGGTGGCACCAGCACGGGCGGTGCAGGCGGTACCGCGGGGAACAGCGGATGCACCAGCTGTGGCCCGGTGAGCGCGCTGCGCATCTCGGAGGTGCTGTATGACGCCCCGAATGGTGACACCGACCGCGAGTGGATCGAACTCTACAACAGCGGATCCCAACCGGTGGACCTCGCTGAAGCCACGCTTGGGTACGGCGGAACGACGCTGCGCTCGACCACCCTCGATCTACCCTCGCTCATCATCGGCCCCGGCGCGTGCGTGGTGATCGGAGGCCCAGATGCGTCGACGGATATCGGCTCGCCGGTTTACGACGTCACGTTGAACCTGGGTGGTCTACAGAACGCGACCAGCAACACGGCCGACGGGGTCGCCCTGTTCGTTGGCCCAGCGAGCGGCCTCAGCGCGAGTTCCTTACCGTTCGACGTCGTGATCTACGGAGCGAGCAACAGCAACAACCTTCCCGGCAGCGACGGCAGCGTCCCCGCTCAAGGCTACGTGGCGGCGAGCGCTGCGGGAGAGAGCCTGTACTCGTCGCTCAGCACCCCGGCTGCAACCGCTTGGGGCATCGCGAGTGTGCCGAGCCCCGGTCGCTGCTTCGGTTTGGTGGCTAGCGACTTGTCGAACGGCGATAGTCAAATCTTCAGCGGTCGACGTCGTGGACCGGAGACGGGAGGTCAAGCGCTCGGTCTGCGCACGTTCAACGCCACTGCAAGCAACACCACGGTGCTCTTCGGCACGCAAACCGCTAGCTGCAGCGATGACGCGCAAGGGCTCAGCTGCGTGGTGCCTGCCGGTTCGGGAACGGTGGACCTCACGCTCCGTCAAGCGACCGGCGACGTGGTCTACCCTGGGTTCTACAGCTACGAATCCATTGACTACTGCATCATCCAGTTCCCGAAGGATCACACTGGCGCCGTGGGCAGCACCAACACCTTCTATGGTCGTGTGTATGAGAGCGGGGTGACGGAGGCCGCTGGTGACTCGGGGGCATTGGAGGTCGAGTGGGGCTATGGACCCTTGGGTGTCGATCCCGGACTCGCGCCCAGCACCTTCACGTGGCTAAGCGCAGCTTTCAACGTTCAGGCTGGCAATGACGATGAGTACGCAGTCGATGTCACGCTCCCTGGCCCCGCTGACGTGTACGCCCACGTGTTCCGTGTTCGACCGAACGGCGGCAGCGACTGGACCTACTGCGACCGCGACGGCACGGTGAACAACGACCCGAACGGCACGAACTTCTTCGATATCAATCAGGTCGGCCTGCTCGAAACCCAGTGA
- a CDS encoding polyhydroxyalkanoic acid system family protein encodes MKHTVNHGLGKEKAVEVCKKAFDSYKERFAKYNPTANWVSDTKANIGFTAKGVNLQGGLEVNDSTIEMDLDVPFLLKPFKGKAMAVIEEEIQKWVGKAKAGEL; translated from the coding sequence ATGAAGCACACGGTAAATCACGGTCTAGGAAAAGAAAAAGCGGTCGAGGTCTGCAAGAAGGCGTTCGACTCCTACAAAGAGCGCTTCGCCAAGTACAACCCGACGGCGAACTGGGTCTCCGATACCAAGGCGAACATTGGCTTCACCGCCAAGGGCGTGAACCTCCAGGGCGGCCTCGAGGTGAACGACAGCACGATCGAGATGGACCTCGACGTGCCCTTCCTCCTCAAACCCTTCAAGGGCAAGGCGATGGCCGTAATCGAGGAAGAGATCCAGAAGTGGGTTGGTAAGGCCAAGGCCGGCGAACTCTGA
- a CDS encoding AMP-binding protein: protein MSLELPSTENRFESVCELFFRRAQEQPERVAYRYFERPTRQRDVSYREFSTQVRLFSLGLQALGLPPGAKVAVVAEQGPEWTIADLGVLAAGAVAVALPSGLGTEELERTLRGLEVRVVVCGCRADAEMVCGLKASLPTLEKLVGFAGAASVDGVLPLGDLMGKGRELEDCARSSRPPSSRSGAMQRRGVQQSAPEQLALVLYRGGGFVRLAHQQLVELARALPHALQLNGDDVAMPVLPMHDPAEHAVGLYARALAGVTTSYMPCARLDSLADLDACLGRINPSVLVLGPTELAHFAQRVEALGASPAQRPAFDWARRVGLEAAARRRTGTSMGMKLGAQVAVADSLVWARARELLGRKVRAVVCWGVSADAPEVEWLHASGLTVVPMQELGLSPSTLQSLGV, encoded by the coding sequence ATGTCGCTTGAGCTGCCATCGACGGAGAATCGTTTCGAGAGTGTTTGCGAGCTGTTCTTTCGGCGCGCACAGGAGCAACCGGAACGCGTTGCTTACCGCTACTTCGAGCGTCCGACGCGTCAGCGCGACGTGAGCTATCGCGAGTTCAGCACGCAGGTGCGGCTGTTCTCCCTTGGGCTGCAAGCTTTGGGTCTGCCTCCTGGGGCGAAGGTGGCCGTGGTCGCCGAGCAAGGCCCCGAGTGGACCATCGCCGATCTCGGAGTGCTCGCGGCGGGTGCGGTAGCGGTGGCGTTGCCGAGCGGTCTCGGTACCGAGGAGCTTGAGCGCACGCTGCGCGGACTCGAGGTACGGGTCGTGGTGTGTGGTTGCCGCGCGGATGCAGAAATGGTTTGCGGTCTCAAAGCGTCGCTGCCCACGCTCGAGAAGCTGGTGGGCTTCGCGGGGGCGGCCAGCGTCGACGGAGTGTTGCCTTTGGGTGACTTGATGGGTAAGGGGCGTGAGCTCGAAGACTGCGCACGCAGCTCTCGCCCGCCGAGTTCGCGCTCCGGTGCCATGCAGCGCCGCGGGGTCCAGCAATCAGCGCCTGAGCAGCTCGCCTTGGTGCTCTATCGCGGCGGCGGCTTCGTGCGCTTGGCGCACCAGCAGCTGGTGGAACTTGCGCGCGCTCTGCCTCACGCGCTGCAGCTAAATGGGGATGACGTCGCGATGCCGGTGCTGCCGATGCACGATCCGGCAGAGCATGCCGTAGGGCTCTACGCTCGGGCGCTTGCGGGCGTCACGACCTCATACATGCCGTGTGCGAGGCTCGATTCTCTGGCCGATCTGGATGCGTGCTTGGGGCGCATCAACCCGAGCGTCTTGGTCTTGGGGCCTACGGAGCTCGCGCATTTCGCTCAGCGCGTCGAGGCGCTTGGTGCTTCGCCCGCGCAGCGACCTGCGTTCGACTGGGCGCGCCGCGTGGGGCTCGAGGCGGCGGCGCGCCGGCGTACGGGCACCTCGATGGGGATGAAGCTTGGCGCCCAGGTGGCGGTGGCGGACAGCTTGGTCTGGGCGCGGGCCCGCGAGTTGTTGGGACGTAAGGTGCGGGCGGTGGTGTGTTGGGGGGTCAGTGCGGACGCGCCCGAGGTGGAATGGCTGCACGCTTCGGGGCTCACGGTGGTGCCGATGCAGGAGCTCGGGCTCTCCCCGTCGACGTTACAGAGCTTGGGCGTCTGA
- a CDS encoding acyl-CoA dehydrogenase family protein produces the protein MNSLHAALQRVLRSEPKALSDLDSWWQRERELRTELQHPGARAIVLGAESARLGLAFAGGFRAALVRLTGSFDPRGERRLAFCATESGGPHPRAIATTLESDGAGFRVRGEKTWATLGESADHLLVVCRRGTQPDGRPDLALVHLEASQPGVERSAARPTPFCPEITHCGFRFDVKVRSDQVLRGDGYADYLKPFRTVEDACVQLAASAYLLGVTRRLGLGPAWQETWSAMLIGAATVAEFDPRSSVTHTALAGLEGQIAGQRDAFEEQWRERGGDEWALWERDRGLLRVASQAREARREAARRQLATHVADPHP, from the coding sequence GTGAACTCACTTCATGCGGCGCTCCAGCGCGTGCTTCGCTCGGAGCCAAAGGCGCTCTCAGACCTGGACTCGTGGTGGCAGCGCGAGCGTGAACTGCGCACGGAGCTTCAGCATCCCGGTGCCCGAGCGATCGTCCTTGGAGCGGAGAGCGCGCGCCTCGGGTTGGCCTTTGCAGGAGGCTTCCGCGCCGCGCTGGTGCGCTTGACGGGGTCATTCGATCCCCGCGGCGAGCGGCGCTTGGCGTTCTGCGCTACCGAGAGCGGCGGGCCGCACCCCAGGGCGATCGCCACGACCCTAGAGAGCGATGGTGCTGGTTTTCGTGTCCGCGGGGAAAAGACTTGGGCAACGCTGGGTGAATCCGCAGACCATCTATTGGTCGTTTGCCGCCGGGGGACTCAGCCTGACGGTCGCCCAGACCTTGCGCTAGTCCACCTGGAAGCTTCCCAACCCGGCGTGGAGCGCAGCGCGGCGCGGCCGACGCCATTCTGCCCAGAGATCACCCACTGTGGGTTCCGCTTCGACGTCAAGGTGCGCTCCGACCAGGTGCTGAGAGGCGACGGCTACGCGGATTACCTGAAGCCTTTCCGCACGGTAGAAGACGCCTGCGTTCAGCTCGCGGCGTCTGCCTACCTGCTTGGCGTGACTCGGCGGCTCGGCCTGGGCCCGGCCTGGCAAGAAACGTGGAGCGCCATGCTGATCGGGGCGGCAACGGTTGCTGAGTTCGACCCACGAAGCAGCGTGACCCACACCGCGCTGGCCGGACTCGAGGGGCAAATCGCGGGGCAACGTGACGCGTTCGAGGAACAGTGGCGCGAGCGAGGCGGTGATGAGTGGGCTCTGTGGGAGCGCGATCGGGGGCTCTTGCGTGTCGCCAGCCAGGCTCGCGAGGCTCGGCGAGAAGCCGCGCGGCGGCAGTTGGCCACACACGTCGCGGATCCGCACCCTTGA
- a CDS encoding GTPase domain-containing protein: MPTVHHGRKEVLLKLVYYGPGLGGKTTNLEYIHAHSRPEYRGKLLSLTTESERTIFFDLLPVHLGKFKGYSIRLHVCTVPGQIAYDDTRRLILRNVDGIVFVVDSQEAALEANIQSMQNLEINLARQGMEYDRVPMVVQYNKRDLSDILAPDELRRALGLDADLIQIQACARDGKGVFETLKSTVKECLKLVGDPARAHEGRTPSILPGRRASMFPESRPSALTEPSSSALRPPAVPRGDAGSS, translated from the coding sequence ATGCCCACCGTCCACCACGGCAGAAAAGAGGTCCTGCTGAAGCTGGTCTACTACGGGCCAGGTCTAGGCGGGAAGACGACCAACCTCGAGTACATCCATGCGCACAGTCGCCCGGAGTACCGCGGCAAGCTCTTGAGCCTCACCACCGAGAGCGAGCGGACCATCTTCTTTGATCTACTCCCGGTTCACCTCGGCAAGTTCAAGGGTTACTCGATTCGCCTGCATGTCTGTACGGTGCCTGGACAGATTGCCTACGACGACACCCGACGGCTGATCCTCCGCAACGTGGATGGCATCGTCTTCGTCGTGGACAGTCAGGAGGCGGCGCTGGAGGCCAACATCCAGAGCATGCAGAACCTGGAGATCAACCTCGCGCGGCAGGGGATGGAGTACGACCGCGTGCCCATGGTCGTGCAGTACAACAAGCGGGATCTCAGCGACATCCTTGCCCCTGACGAGCTACGTCGTGCGCTTGGACTCGACGCAGACCTGATCCAAATCCAGGCGTGCGCCCGCGATGGAAAGGGCGTGTTCGAGACGCTGAAGTCCACCGTCAAGGAGTGCCTGAAGCTGGTCGGCGATCCCGCGCGAGCGCACGAGGGACGCACGCCGTCCATCCTTCCGGGGCGACGCGCAAGCATGTTCCCGGAGTCGCGCCCCTCCGCCCTCACCGAGCCTTCGAGCTCCGCCTTGCGTCCCCCGGCCGTGCCCCGGGGAGACGCTGGTTCCAGCTAG
- a CDS encoding amidase, with the protein MFELPQGRITGKALRALVKAVRHTPAHRLTSAVLRQQLGIEDLKRLPEDARLALPMNYLPVRARPDHGRPSENKPLPADQKWPNTTQGYARALREGRITADELCERAFVAAKDLARHQPSLGPLSELDEDGAREAATASANRFRAGTPLGPLDGVPVAIKEEIDFTGLPTRLGTGWMPQSPATSDSTCVARLRNAGALLLGQTPMTEYGLSPLGGNVHRTMPRNAHNPGHLPGGSSSGSGVAVATGVTPVALGVDGGGSIRIPACFNGVFGLKPTFGLIPATGHGSAGGSSVVHLGPIGASSYDLAVFLEATAGSDWTDTASLPAPAYNQGDLVAALSRGVRGLRIGVIESEWDAASHEVSDAGHRALRALEAAGAELVQVKLPLVRHAAAMGYLTIGLEIFTAMRIERAEHMDELGLDVQLLMRGMEAFASDDYLDAQRLRARLRAETAKLLSEVDVLALPTTAATAPPVTEAEASQGFVDPPALEDACRFAFLGNLTGIPAGTAPVGLGARGLPIGLQILGDAYDEACVLAVLAELERSGAARAERPASGLDLLDM; encoded by the coding sequence ATGTTCGAGCTTCCTCAAGGCCGCATCACGGGGAAGGCGCTGCGCGCCTTGGTGAAGGCGGTCCGCCACACACCCGCCCACCGCCTCACCAGCGCCGTGCTGCGCCAGCAACTCGGGATCGAAGATCTCAAGCGCCTGCCTGAAGACGCTCGTCTCGCCCTCCCGATGAACTACCTGCCGGTGCGCGCACGTCCGGATCACGGCCGCCCCAGCGAGAACAAGCCTCTCCCCGCGGATCAAAAGTGGCCTAACACCACGCAAGGCTACGCGCGGGCGCTGAGAGAAGGGCGTATCACCGCAGACGAGCTCTGCGAGCGGGCGTTCGTCGCCGCCAAAGACCTGGCCCGACACCAACCGAGCCTTGGACCGCTCTCGGAGCTCGACGAAGACGGCGCGCGAGAAGCCGCGACGGCGTCCGCCAATCGGTTCCGCGCGGGAACGCCCCTAGGTCCTCTCGACGGCGTGCCCGTCGCCATCAAGGAAGAGATCGATTTCACTGGGCTGCCAACCCGCCTCGGCACCGGCTGGATGCCTCAGTCACCGGCCACCAGCGACTCCACCTGTGTCGCTCGACTGCGCAACGCGGGTGCGTTGCTCCTGGGTCAAACACCGATGACGGAGTACGGCCTCTCACCGCTCGGCGGCAACGTACACCGCACGATGCCACGCAACGCGCATAATCCCGGCCACCTTCCTGGGGGAAGCAGCAGCGGTTCCGGCGTCGCCGTCGCAACAGGGGTCACCCCGGTCGCGCTCGGCGTAGACGGTGGCGGCTCCATTCGCATCCCGGCCTGCTTCAACGGAGTGTTCGGACTCAAGCCAACGTTCGGGTTGATCCCGGCCACGGGTCACGGATCTGCCGGTGGGAGCTCAGTGGTCCACTTGGGGCCCATCGGCGCCTCGAGCTACGATCTCGCCGTATTCCTCGAGGCAACGGCCGGCAGCGACTGGACGGACACGGCCTCGCTCCCGGCACCCGCGTACAACCAGGGCGATCTGGTAGCGGCACTCAGTCGGGGCGTACGAGGCCTGCGCATCGGAGTGATCGAATCCGAATGGGACGCCGCGAGCCACGAGGTGAGCGATGCAGGTCACCGTGCCCTGCGCGCCCTCGAGGCCGCCGGTGCGGAGCTAGTGCAGGTGAAGCTACCGCTAGTCCGCCACGCTGCTGCGATGGGCTATCTCACGATCGGCCTGGAGATTTTCACCGCGATGCGCATCGAACGCGCTGAGCATATGGACGAGCTTGGCCTGGACGTTCAGCTGCTGATGCGCGGTATGGAGGCGTTTGCATCCGACGACTACCTGGATGCCCAACGCCTGCGCGCCCGGTTGCGCGCGGAAACAGCCAAGCTGCTCTCCGAAGTGGACGTGCTGGCGCTGCCAACGACCGCTGCGACGGCGCCTCCCGTGACAGAGGCAGAAGCAAGTCAGGGCTTTGTGGATCCCCCTGCGCTGGAGGATGCATGCCGCTTCGCCTTTCTCGGCAATCTTACGGGGATCCCGGCGGGCACCGCGCCGGTTGGTCTCGGCGCTAGGGGATTGCCGATTGGACTACAGATCCTCGGAGACGCCTATGACGAGGCGTGCGTGCTCGCAGTCCTCGCAGAGCTCGAGCGCTCAGGGGCCGCACGTGCGGAGCGCCCGGCAAGCGGACTCGATCTACTGGATATGTGA
- a CDS encoding RNA polymerase sigma factor produces the protein MSSQEPETSALDAAMDRYAAGDDAAFGELYAPVAQRLLPFLRRMCGSLERAEDLLQETFVRMHRARGSFGKGAAVMPWAYAIARNCYIDSYRAKKSRPKEVSRSRDSDAPPYPEPHAGPEASGEAQLAASQMAEVVQQALDSMTLARREAFVLVRYEGHSIREAAAILGTTEGAVKLRAFHAYQEIRTALEQSGLLPAGGGEK, from the coding sequence ATGAGCAGCCAGGAGCCGGAAACGAGCGCCCTGGACGCTGCGATGGACCGCTATGCGGCGGGGGACGACGCGGCATTCGGCGAGCTGTACGCGCCCGTCGCGCAGCGGCTGCTGCCCTTCCTGCGCCGCATGTGCGGCTCGCTGGAGCGAGCGGAAGACCTGCTGCAGGAGACCTTCGTGCGAATGCATCGCGCCCGTGGCTCATTTGGCAAGGGCGCGGCGGTGATGCCGTGGGCCTACGCCATCGCCCGCAACTGCTACATCGACTCGTATCGGGCAAAGAAGAGCCGTCCGAAAGAGGTCTCGCGTTCCCGGGACAGCGATGCGCCTCCCTACCCCGAGCCGCACGCCGGCCCGGAAGCGAGTGGAGAAGCTCAGCTGGCTGCGTCACAGATGGCCGAGGTCGTGCAGCAGGCATTGGACAGCATGACGCTGGCTCGCAGAGAAGCCTTCGTCTTGGTGCGCTACGAGGGTCACAGTATCCGCGAGGCAGCAGCGATCTTGGGCACGACCGAGGGCGCGGTGAAGCTGCGGGCGTTTCATGCCTACCAGGAGATCCGCACGGCACTCGAACAGTCGGGCTTACTCCCGGCGGGAGGGGGTGAGAAGTGA
- a CDS encoding PAS domain S-box protein, with protein MSDSTPSIPFERLIALAPGAVLACDGVRWRYANQRARALLGDACNVDARIVDCFLETEAARVDAWLQAARLTPSIAALTCRGTGVSVEARAQAVDSEMYAVFLRDLTRQDLLTARLKDSEDFKERVLEMHPGVIYVFDLVERRPVFVNPQFAKLLGYDENESQALIERFTELLHPTQLDELSPQLERWETATDDAIFETVHRLRAASGSWRWFLGRDRVFRRDSSGRVTHIVGITTDVTDRVLDEQALRASEARFRAIYEGAGMGIALCSLRGGVLEANDALAGMLALPSGELRGALLEDLVISEERSALRKGVEALGAAATYRGEHRLEQPSDSPRWAQLTITTAGGADAPGYLIAMFENITARKQAEQNREIRAAGQLQTQKLESLALLAGGIAHDFNNLLLGMLGNAALARKFIGVDSPAARHLELIESAAVAAGDLTTQMLAFTGRAELNKTSLALGNLLRETVDLLAVRTAAGSATRPEFVFEIADQLPEVWGDAGQLRQVCMNLVANATDALRGRRGRIFARVTPQRVPASTANSKRFQATMPDAPPLGVAPNGYVCLDVEDEGSGMNEETLSRIFDPFFTTKPGGKGLGLASVMGIVRAHQGIIHVESSPQAGTRFQVWLPSSTGVERPPPTPSAQQRGAALLIDDDEMVREVTKSMLELEGFEVLSAENGSRGLALFAERDVQVVVLDLTMPDLSGEEVFTQLRARRPELPVLFTTGFTSHEASERLLQHPRVALLHKPYRLQALKEHLERAIGPSSS; from the coding sequence GTGAGCGACTCGACCCCGAGCATTCCATTCGAACGGCTGATCGCCCTGGCGCCGGGCGCGGTGCTGGCGTGCGATGGGGTGCGCTGGCGCTACGCCAACCAACGCGCTCGAGCGCTACTGGGAGACGCTTGCAACGTGGACGCTCGCATCGTCGACTGCTTCCTCGAGACCGAAGCAGCGCGGGTGGATGCCTGGCTCCAAGCAGCGCGCCTCACCCCCTCGATCGCCGCGTTGACCTGCAGAGGCACTGGCGTTTCAGTGGAGGCTCGCGCGCAGGCCGTCGATTCCGAGATGTATGCCGTCTTCCTGCGGGACCTGACACGGCAAGACCTGCTGACGGCGCGACTCAAGGACAGCGAAGATTTCAAAGAGCGCGTGCTCGAGATGCACCCGGGTGTGATCTACGTGTTCGACCTGGTTGAACGGCGTCCAGTGTTCGTGAACCCGCAGTTTGCCAAGCTGTTGGGCTACGACGAAAACGAGAGCCAAGCGCTGATCGAGCGCTTTACGGAGCTGCTTCACCCTACGCAACTCGACGAGTTGTCGCCCCAGCTCGAGCGTTGGGAGACGGCGACGGACGACGCAATCTTCGAGACCGTTCACCGCTTGCGCGCCGCTTCAGGAAGCTGGCGATGGTTCCTCGGTCGCGACCGAGTATTCCGCAGGGATTCATCAGGGCGCGTCACACACATCGTCGGTATCACCACGGATGTGACCGACCGCGTACTCGATGAGCAAGCACTCCGCGCGAGTGAGGCGCGCTTCCGTGCGATCTACGAGGGCGCAGGCATGGGGATAGCGCTGTGCAGCCTACGAGGCGGCGTGCTCGAGGCGAACGACGCCCTCGCCGGCATGTTGGCGCTGCCGAGCGGCGAGCTGCGCGGGGCACTGCTGGAGGACTTGGTGATATCCGAGGAGCGCAGCGCGTTGCGAAAAGGAGTCGAGGCGCTGGGCGCGGCGGCGACCTACCGCGGGGAGCACCGCCTGGAGCAGCCTTCGGATTCCCCCCGCTGGGCGCAGCTCACGATCACCACAGCCGGAGGCGCGGACGCCCCAGGCTACCTGATCGCGATGTTCGAGAACATAACCGCAAGGAAACAAGCCGAACAGAACCGCGAGATTCGCGCCGCAGGACAGCTGCAGACGCAAAAGCTGGAGAGCCTCGCGCTGCTTGCAGGAGGCATCGCGCATGATTTCAACAACCTGTTGCTCGGCATGCTGGGCAACGCCGCGCTGGCCCGCAAGTTCATCGGCGTGGACTCCCCCGCGGCCCGCCACCTGGAGCTGATCGAGTCCGCCGCAGTGGCCGCTGGTGACCTAACCACTCAGATGCTCGCGTTCACGGGACGTGCGGAGCTCAACAAGACCAGCCTGGCACTCGGCAACTTGCTGCGAGAAACGGTGGATCTCTTGGCGGTGCGCACCGCTGCAGGCAGCGCCACGCGCCCCGAGTTCGTGTTCGAGATCGCCGATCAGCTTCCGGAAGTTTGGGGGGATGCCGGGCAGCTGCGTCAGGTCTGCATGAACCTGGTCGCCAATGCGACCGACGCACTGCGCGGCAGGCGCGGACGTATCTTCGCCCGCGTCACGCCACAACGGGTGCCAGCCTCGACGGCGAACTCGAAGCGCTTCCAGGCCACCATGCCCGACGCGCCTCCGCTCGGCGTGGCCCCGAACGGCTACGTCTGCCTCGACGTCGAGGACGAAGGCAGCGGAATGAATGAGGAGACGCTCAGCCGGATCTTCGATCCATTCTTCACGACGAAGCCGGGTGGCAAGGGACTCGGGCTAGCGTCGGTCATGGGTATCGTGCGCGCGCACCAAGGCATTATCCACGTAGAAAGCTCTCCCCAAGCGGGTACTCGCTTTCAGGTGTGGCTACCGAGCAGCACCGGCGTCGAGCGCCCGCCGCCGACCCCAAGCGCGCAGCAGCGGGGAGCCGCGCTGCTCATCGATGACGACGAGATGGTTCGCGAAGTAACGAAGAGCATGCTCGAACTGGAAGGCTTCGAGGTGCTCAGCGCAGAGAATGGCAGCCGCGGCTTGGCGCTGTTTGCGGAACGAGATGTCCAGGTGGTCGTGCTGGATCTGACGATGCCAGACCTCTCGGGTGAGGAGGTGTTCACTCAGCTACGCGCCCGTCGCCCCGAGCTGCCTGTGCTCTTCACCACGGGCTTCACGTCCCACGAGGCATCGGAGCGACTACTGCAGCACCCGCGCGTGGCGTTGCTCCACAAGCCATACCGACTGCAGGCGCTGAAGGAGCACCTGGAACGCGCGATCGGCCCAAGCTCGTCGTAG
- a CDS encoding extensin family protein: protein MSLEAPHKPPAWRSSRQSGLLDGAAVCVALGLLSGCAHEAEPAQVPSSAYQGPWSPRPYYYVPGTVPGPSAYPGNAPGNIPAATYQATQSQPAQYPQATPYPQTPIDPPSAQSPVTPGAPLPLPPVPSSAPALAYSGLSAEACGKLLAARQLPVRGYTPNKATRDVALPVQLSGPLNGVSIVMNGAKTPGSRGDYDVLDCRLALSLDDWTRELARRNVRVVRHASLLRPGAVIRKSGRPSQHALGLAIDIASLELADGARFEIQRDFAGAIGAPVCTEQSEPASRWLRSLVCDTHQSRVFNLILTPNYNADHHDHVHLDLEPGKTWFNLH from the coding sequence GTGAGTCTAGAAGCACCTCACAAGCCGCCGGCTTGGCGCTCGAGCCGCCAGAGCGGTCTCCTAGACGGGGCCGCCGTGTGCGTCGCTCTGGGGCTACTCAGCGGCTGCGCTCACGAGGCAGAACCCGCCCAGGTGCCGAGCAGCGCTTACCAGGGCCCCTGGTCGCCGCGTCCTTACTACTACGTTCCAGGCACTGTACCCGGCCCGAGCGCCTACCCCGGCAACGCCCCAGGTAATATCCCCGCGGCAACGTACCAAGCGACCCAGTCGCAGCCCGCACAATATCCCCAGGCGACTCCCTATCCTCAAACACCAATTGACCCGCCGAGTGCCCAGTCCCCGGTGACGCCCGGCGCGCCGTTGCCGCTTCCGCCCGTCCCCAGCAGTGCGCCGGCGCTCGCCTACTCTGGATTGTCCGCGGAGGCCTGCGGCAAGCTCCTCGCAGCGCGTCAGCTGCCGGTGCGCGGCTACACGCCGAACAAGGCGACTCGGGACGTGGCGCTTCCGGTTCAACTGAGCGGTCCGCTCAATGGGGTCAGCATCGTGATGAACGGCGCGAAGACCCCGGGTTCACGCGGGGACTACGATGTCCTCGACTGTCGCCTTGCGCTGAGTCTGGACGACTGGACCCGGGAGCTCGCTCGGCGCAACGTGCGCGTCGTCCGCCACGCGAGTCTGCTTCGGCCGGGCGCGGTGATCCGCAAGTCGGGGCGCCCGAGCCAGCATGCCTTGGGCCTCGCTATCGACATCGCAAGCCTCGAACTCGCCGACGGCGCGCGCTTCGAGATCCAGCGCGACTTCGCCGGAGCGATCGGTGCGCCGGTATGTACGGAGCAAAGCGAGCCAGCGTCTCGCTGGCTGCGCAGCTTGGTCTGCGACACCCACCAGAGTCGGGTGTTCAACCTGATCCTGACGCCGAACTACAACGCCGATCATCACGATCACGTGCACTTGGACCTCGAGCCGGGCAAGACCTGGTTCAACCTCCACTAG